The following is a genomic window from Oncorhynchus masou masou isolate Uvic2021 chromosome 6, UVic_Omas_1.1, whole genome shotgun sequence.
atctttatgtacatattctttatccccttacactgtgtataagacagtagttttggaattgttagctagattacttgttggttattactgcatagtcggaactagaagcacaagcatttccctacactcgcattaacatctgctaaccatgtgtatgtgacaaataaaatttgatttgatttgatttttctcAGGTGTTTGCCTGCCACATGAGTTCTGTTAtcctcacagacataattcaaacagttttataaacttcagagtgttttcaatCTAAATCTATCTATATGCATATTTTAGCTGTTATGGCTGAGTGGCAGGCAGTTTAATTtcggcacgcttttcatccaaaattccaaatgctgccccctaccctaaaGTTAAAGTAACTATCTTTGGCCTTCCGGAttgcctgagtgcacttatttctaatttgcctgaatgagagccagtcagcctaTACATGTGTcaagcctttcgccaaatggaattcttgaggtggagtaattCTGCTctgagcagccattacaaacACAGGCTGTGAAACAGTGAACACTACGGTCATTAGcctttctgggtgtttggagtcatgccttgtgggattggtaataatctgagaaagatttagggagtcccattgctttacaacttggtcaggtggtttaagcatgtccaagttgaagggagagaggaaggggagagagggagggaggtggaagtttatggagggagggagggtatggatggatggagggaggtggaagggtatggagtgagagaggtggAAGGGTAGAAAACACAGTTAAGGGTAAAACAAAGGCTTCATTACTATGCAGTATATgcaatacaccacacacacacaccattagatTTGCAGACATAAAAACATCTAACCTCATTTacccagactcccattcaacacaGTTTGTATTGTCTCCAGCTCCATCATTCCCCATCCAGGGTTTTCCCAATGGGTATCCGGTGTATCCCATGAGAGCTGAATCCTCCCAGCCCTCTGTAACTGACGATCCCCATGGCCACAGCCTCATGGGCCTGGATGACCAGGTAAGATTGACCCCTCACCACTCCATTGTAGTTTTCACATTCTCGTGACGAACCGAGCTGCACTGTAACCGCTGGTTACTCCTCACCTCGCAATGTGTGTAATATCCTCTCTGAGTCCTTGCTAATCTTGCTCTCGCTCTttatctttctcgctctttctttctctctccccatctctgcaGGTTCACACCTATATGAATACTGTTACTGTGGATGGGGAACTCTCCAGTCGACACTGTGTACACTCTCTACCTGAGGTGCGGCCCACCTCCTTCAATGAGTCAACCCGAGGAGCCATGCCTGTCGGGGGCCAAGGAGGTGGGAAGGCCAGCATACACTGCTGCCCACTGGAGGAACAACGCAAGGAACCCCAGGTATTtctccagccctcctctcagGAGGTCAAATTCATGCTGGGACCCACCCCTGCACAGCGCCACCtgctagagagggagaggcacGGGGGCCACAATCCCCATCTCATGCTGCCTGTAGAGGGCACCACAGGCTCAGAGGCAGAGGGGGACGAGCCTCCTCTGCACTTGTGCAACTCccactcctaccaccaccctCACTATCACCATGTGATGCACCGGCACCCTGGCCATGAGCACCAGGAGGGCTGCCAGGGCAGCCAGCTCACCTATGAGAACATCAACGGCCTGAGAGGGGGGCGCCGGATGAGACACAGCCCCAGCAGTGTGTCCCAGTCTGTGGgctccagcagcagcagtagcaccaCCGGAGACAGTCACGCACAATCACACCCACACCCCCTCCAACCGCACCCCCACGGCCCATCCTCTCTGCCACCTCAGGGGTACCCTTGTGAGCGGGGCGTAGGGATGGGCGGAGGTCACCGGCGGACAGCTCTGCTCAACTATGAGAACCTGCCGTCGCTGCCACCGGTGTGGGAGTACCGTGCCCTGCATAGAGACGAGGAGCAGGATGAGGATGACGaggaacaggatgaggaggagtacgaggaagaggaagaggatttTGACGAGTACGAGTTTTCAGAGGGTCCTGGGACACCCAACGGGTACCACCAGGACGGGCTGGGGAGGGGTGGGATCCACCGTGACGCCCTGCAGAACTATGTCAATACAGAGCAGGTCCAGCCCAGCCGGCTGCGACATGCCTGC
Proteins encoded in this region:
- the LOC135541750 gene encoding fibroblast growth factor receptor substrate 2-like, whose product is MGSCWSCLYRDPIQDNHLTKFKVTNVDDEGNELGSGTMELTQTELILHTRKRDAIRWPYLCLRRYGYDSNLFSFESGRRCQTGQGIFAFKCSRAEEIFNLLQELMQCNSINVVEEPMIMTGSGHAREIDMPRTPQTPNTPSFPIQGFPNGYPVYPMRAESSQPSVTDDPHGHSLMGLDDQVHTYMNTVTVDGELSSRHCVHSLPEVRPTSFNESTRGAMPVGGQGGGKASIHCCPLEEQRKEPQVFLQPSSQEVKFMLGPTPAQRHLLERERHGGHNPHLMLPVEGTTGSEAEGDEPPLHLCNSHSYHHPHYHHVMHRHPGHEHQEGCQGSQLTYENINGLRGGRRMRHSPSSVSQSVGSSSSSSTTGDSHAQSHPHPLQPHPHGPSSLPPQGYPCERGVGMGGGHRRTALLNYENLPSLPPVWEYRALHRDEEQDEDDEEQDEEEYEEEEEDFDEYEFSEGPGTPNGYHQDGLGRGGIHRDALQNYVNTEQVQPSRLRHACPPHLQTCHPQSDRGGRIFSFDFRRRPGGGFGRGEGCEHGHMTPSRQLNYIQVDLNAELPCQALGGGGGETQSQHQPLQPQHQRLPPLKCGSQQAPRRSDFYAVIDLKKTAAMSNLQKALPRDDGTSRKTRHNSTDLPL